A stretch of DNA from Nitrosophilus labii:
GATGCCGATTTACTTGAAGAACTTGGTGTTTCAGTTAAGGGTTTAAGAGAGAGTCTGAAAAAGAAAATAGAAGGCTTAAAACACCTTTACTGGCAGGAACTCTTTGATAATATGGACACCATAACCGACCGCTTAACCTCTAAAAGCAGAAAAGCTATGCTTGAAAAATTAACAAGACACACAAGCGTAGACTTCAACTCTCAAAATGCTTATGCAGTAGTAATTTGGGCAATAAAAAATGCCAATAAGTATTTTGATGAGCAGCTTTTAGAGGTATATTATCAGCTTTCAGATCGGGATAATGTGCGACTTTATAGGTCCAATAAAAGAATAATTGAGGATGGATGGAGATATGAAAAGCGTAATATGTCTCATTACTCACTGGATTATCGTATAGTTCACCATTTTTACCAGGCTTTTTCCCCTTATGACTGGGATACGGTTAATAAGTTATACAGAGATGCTGCTGTATTTATAAATGATGTAATTACAATAGCGAAAAATCTCGGTTTTCAGGTAACTGATAGGGCCGAATCCTTTTATTGGGAACCTGGTAAGAAAAATGAGTTTATGATGGCAAACGGTGAGGTTTTTGCTGAAATTAAAGCCTTTAAAAACGGTAATATCCATTTCAAGTTCAACAAGAAATTTATGAAAGCTTTCAACTTGGAAGCTGCAAGGTTGAACAAATGGATAAAGTCTCCAAAAGAGGCAAGTGAAGAATTTGACATTTCGCTTGAAGAAGCAACGGAAATGTTTGGCAAAAACTTCACTCTGCTACCATCTACTATGAAAAACCTTCTTCCATCTGATATCGAGGTGGAAGAAAAATCCAATGAGTTAACAGAAGAAGAACGCCCTGCTTGTTTTGCAGAAGGCAGATTATTTTAAAAATGCAGATAATGGAGGTAAATGATGGGATTTTTCAGTTGGAGATGTGCAAAAAGCGGTAAAAGCATATCAAATGCTTACAGCACAAGAGGTGCTGAACCTTGTGCTCTTGTAACTCCAGAAGGGGTTATTGAAGAGCATA
This window harbors:
- a CDS encoding DUF4942 domain-containing protein, with protein sequence MSKLELLKEIKGANQDYEWYPTMREIIEAMYWDVVNSEPYSYINKSFLDIGAGNGKVFKVIEEIAEKQKEDKNKFFFASKYAIEKSQVLLNALDEDIYIIGTDFWQQTLIDKKVDIIFSNPPYSQYAAWVEKIIKEANCEHIYLVIPKRWGGNRGIANALKLRRAKVKIIKDFTFENSEDRKARAKVSLIRIDLSKKGEWKYRKSPDIDPFEAWFDEVFQFEIKDNEEDKTEWEIKREKRQKIKELVKGGNLVERLEELYNNAFRHLIDNYKAVSKLDADLLEELGVSVKGLRESLKKKIEGLKHLYWQELFDNMDTITDRLTSKSRKAMLEKLTRHTSVDFNSQNAYAVVIWAIKNANKYFDEQLLEVYYQLSDRDNVRLYRSNKRIIEDGWRYEKRNMSHYSLDYRIVHHFYQAFSPYDWDTVNKLYRDAAVFINDVITIAKNLGFQVTDRAESFYWEPGKKNEFMMANGEVFAEIKAFKNGNIHFKFNKKFMKAFNLEAARLNKWIKSPKEASEEFDISLEEATEMFGKNFTLLPSTMKNLLPSDIEVEEKSNELTEEERPACFAEGRLF